From the Halomonas sp. MCCC 1A13316 genome, the window GAACGCAGGAAGTCTAGGTGAGAGAGCTGTCATGCCAGCAAGGGCATACCCCGCGCAACATCATGTCTACAGCGACATTGTCAGCCGAGGGCTCTTGCACTGCGGCGCTGGGTCTTGTCGTCGTACATGCGATTGTCAGCCAGAGTCAGCACATCCTGGGCGGGCACTTCGGTGGAACTGGCTGTGCCCATGCTCAAGCGAAGCTGCACCTCTACGTTCTCGCCGTGCGTGGAGGTGACGATGCACCGCTGGCCCTCCAGGTGGGCCCTGATCAGTGCAACAAGGCGATTGGGTGCCGCCAGGTCCGCGGAAGGGAACAAGATGACGAATTCGTCACCGCCATAACGTGCGAGGACGTCATCTTCGCGGCACTTCATCTTCAAGCGCTCGGCAACGGCGGTGATCAACTGGTCGCCCGCTACGTGGCCATATTGGTCGTTGATCTTCTTGAGTCCGTCGACATCCATCATCAAGACGGCGAAATCCAGACCCGGTGGCTGTGCCTTGGCCTGAATGCTCCATTGCAGCGCCGATTCGAAGAAGCCACGATTGTAGAGCTCGGTCAGGCCATCGCGTTCCGCCGTCTTCTTCAGCTCCAAGTGGAGCAGCTTGTTTTCGGTGGCTGCCGCCAATTGATCGGCGAACAGAGTCAGCATGCGTTCCAGCGCACCGTCCAGCTTGGGCGCTCGCACGATCAGCCACCCATCGTAAATGCTGAGTCGTCCTGCCATGGGCGTGGCGTACAGTTGCTCGCCGACAGTGGTGTCGCGCAGCTTGACCGTATTCTCCTGTCGTTCATGAAGCGTCGCCAACAGGCTGCCGAGGCGGCGCTCATCCTCCGCGCCGAGTCGAAGTCCGGCGACAGCCGCATAGCGCGTCACTTCAGGGCGTTGCCGCTCCTGCAGGAACACGGCAAACCCGTACTCGGGGAAATCTGCATGCAGATGCTTCAGCGAATCGTCCAGTAGGGTATGGATGTTCGAGGCACGATTGGCCACGACGCCAAGCTGGAGCAGTGCATGAAAGACCCGATTCTGGAACTTGATCTCGACGATATTGCGGCCGATCTTGCGGTTCTGCCCGTACATCACGTGGGCGATCGCCAGGAAATATATCACTGCACCGGCACCTTGGTAGATATCCAGCCCGGTGCTGACGTACGGCCTGAAACCGAACCCGGTCAAGGCGCTCCAGCCCAGTGCGCCGCCGGCAAACAGCGCCATGGAGGCCGCCATTCGACGTGGGCCGCCGATGACCATGTTGTTCATGAAGCAGGCAAGGCTGATCGTGACGGTGGCCAGCACATAGAAATCGAGCACACTGCACCAGGCACCGAACAAAAGGCTGTCGAAATAGAGATTCCTGAATTCGGCGCGCTTTGAGTCGTGAGCCACGGCAGCGTGGCCGTACGCGACGGCTGGCCATAGCAGCAGGAGTAGCGCCGGCAGGATCAGCGACCAGCCGCTGCCTTCCTCCCAGGCAATCCATAGCGTGGTTCCGAAGGTATGGCAAAAGGCGAAGGCGCGTGGGGCCAGTGTCGCCAGAGCGAGACGATGGGGGGGCTTGAGAAGGGACCGTGCCCGAGTTGAAAGCGATTTGATATCTAGCATGCCCGCCTAGGCCGTCTGCCCGCTCGCTGCAGGCAGGACGACATCGATTCGTTAGAGTTATGAGCCGTTTAAAACGCTCTTGCCAGTAGCCTAACACTGGCGGGAATGGCTGGCATCAACATGACTCATTGCCGCACAGGTCGGCAACCTGTGCCTGGTCGCCATACTGCCGCGACAAGCAGGTGGCAGCGCCGCCCGGCGAGCGCTATCTTGGGAGTTCGATTTCCCTCGGAACCCCACCATGTCGGATGTCACCAAGCCCCTGTTCTGGCGCGACCCGCGCATGCCTCACGTGGAGTTGCGCAAGGTCGATGACGGCCGAAGGGTCTGCTACGCACCGCACAGCCATACGCATTGGTCACTGGGCGCTATTACCGCGGGGGAGAGTACATTTCGCTATCGGGAGGAACGTTACCACGTGCATGCCGGCACCCTGGTGATGATGAATCCCGACTGGATGCATGCCTGCAGCGCCATCGACGACCGGCCCTGGGCCTACCTGATGCTCTACGTCGATACCGATTGGCTGAGCGAGCTACGCTATCAGGCCGGATTGTTGGCGTCGCCACGTTGGCAGGATTTCACCACCGCCGTGATTCGCGCGCCCAAATGGTATGAAGGCTACTGCGATATGGCGGCCTGTCTGCTCGATCCGGCCCGCGACCTGCTCGACAGGCAAACGGTCGTGGTCGAATACCTCTCCGCTTTGATACACGAAATGGCCGGCCAGCCAGTGCAGCCATTGCCACTGGCCCCGGCGAACCTGCGGCAGCTTGCTGCCTACCTGGACGCGCACGCAACGGAGGAAATCTCGCTGGACGACCTGTGCGAGCGCTCCGGCTACAGCCCCGGCCATCTGATTCGTGCCTTCAAGCGTCATTTCGGCTTCACTCCTCATGCCTACCTGATCAATCGTCGCATCCAACAGGGCCAGCGCGAACTGAAAGGCGGCACGCCAATCGCCGAAGCGGCATTGAACGCCGGTTTCGCCGACCAACCCCACTTTCAGCGCACCTTCAAGCGCCTGGTAGCCGCCACGCCGAACCAGTATCGCCAACCGTCACTCGAGCAGTAGATAGACACAGCTACCGGCAAGCAGCACCGCCAGCGTGCGGTTGACCACCACCAGCACGGCAGGCCGATGAAGGTAGCGACGCAGAAAGGCACCGGCATAGACCCAACTGCCCAGCGACAGCCAGCAGATAGGCAGATAGAGCGCGGCGAACAGCAACACCTGCTGCAGGTCACTGCCGCTGGTGTAGGCGCCGATGCCCGAGGCCGACGCCAGCCACGCCTTGGGGTTTAGCCACTGCATCAGCGCACCGGCCATGAATCCCGGCGCACGCTGGGCTTCGCCTTCCGGCAGGCGGCCGTTGTCGCGAAACAGACGCACGCTCATATAGAGCAAGAAAGCCACCCCCGCCCAGCGCAGCGCCTGATCCAGTCCCGGTATGACCGTCAGCAGCGAGTAGAGCCCCAGCCCTACGGCAAAAAATAGCACCACGAAACCCAGCGTGGCCCCGGTCACGAACACCAGCCCCTGGGAGAGGGGATAGCGCGTGCCGCTGCTCAGGCACACCAGGTTCACCGGCCCCGGCGAGATCGAAGCGGCAAGGGCAAATGCCGACATTGGCAGAATCAGTGTAAGGCTCATCGCGTCATTCTCCTGGGTAGCAATGAACCAAGCGTGCCGCAGCGACAGGGAGGCGGTATTGAAGGAAATTGAGGTGAATTAGGGGGCGGACAGGTATTGTGAAAGGAAGGCTACCGGCCGAAGCGGGCCGGTAGCAGTTGCCTCGCGGGGGATCGTCTACTTACCCAGCGCCTTCAGCAGCAGCCGAGCCGTCGGCTCGGAGGAGGGTGGGTTCTGGCCGGTGATCAGCAGGCCATCCTGACGGGTGTAGGGCGTGAAGACGTCGGCCTTGGAGTAGTGGGCACCGCCTTCTTTCAGTGCGTCTTCCACCAGGTGCGGCACGACCTCGGTGAGGCCCACGGCCTCTTCCTCTTCGTTGGTGAAACCTGTTACCTGGCGACCGCGAATGATGGGCTCGCCACTGGCATCTCGGGCATGGATCAAGGCGATAGGAGCGTGGCAAACGGCGGCCACCGGTTTTTGCTGCGCCCAGAAGGTTTCGATGAGGCGGATAGAATCCTTGTCCTCCACCAGATCCCAGAGCGGACCGTGGCCGCCAGGGTAGAAGACGGCATCGAAGTCGTCGGCACTGACTTCGCTCAAACGCCGGGTATTGGCCAGGGCTCGCTCGGCCTCGTCGTCCTGCTGGAAGCGGCGGGTCGCCTCGGTCTGGCTCTCCTCTGCATCGCTCTTCGGGTCCAGTGGCGGCTTGCCGCCCTTTGGCGAGGCCAGTACTACCTCGGCGCCGGCATCCAGGCAGGCGTAGTAGGGCGCTGCCAGCTCCTCCAGCCAGAAGCCGGTGGGCTCGCCGGTATCGCCGAGACGATCGTGCGAGGTAAGTACCATCAGAATGCGTGAACTCATGGGGACTCCTGTCGTGGTGGTTGGCTGTGTCCAACCTACAAGATAGCGGAGCAGCCGTAATCGAAAATCCGGCTCACTTGCGATCTAGATTGTCGATGGGGCCCTTACCCAGCGTTTTCAACAGCGCGCTCCGGCACTTCTTGAGCAGAGGATAGAGCCGCGCGGTGCGACCGGGGCTCGCAAACAGCCGATACATCAGTCGATTGAACACGCCGCTGCGGGTGCCCAGCAGGCTGAGCCGATGCAGGGCTTCGCTGCCGTGGTACCAGCGCTCGCCGACCTGCAGGGCGAAGCCCTGGTCCAGGTCGACGTCCATGGCGGTGAGCTCTCGACGCGCTTCGCTCTCCTGCCTGGCGTCGATCAGCTCGAGTTCGCCGACCTCCTCGCGGATGCGCTGCCAACGTACGTAACGACGGCACATAGGGCACTCGCCGTCGTAAACCAGGCGAAGCCGACGACTCGATGGCTCGTGCAGGCGGGAATTTCTCGGTGCCGACATTAGCTATCCTGAGTCTGGAGATAAATGCTTCTCGATACTCGATTCTAGCAGGTGGTGGAAGTGCTCCGGACTTGGTGGTTCGTAACGTTCTATCAGGCAGTACCAGGGCGGCCATAGTCCTTAGCCCTTTGTCTATGTTGCTTTCAACGTTACTCAACGTTAAATTGCGTAAAGAAAGCCGCTGAGACGGTTCTGATGAAAAAGACACAAGTACGCAGGGAACTACCCGGTAACAACTTTACCGGGTAGATTCTTGTTTGGCCTCAGCCGATCCTCTCTCATCGCTACCCTTCCGATTCGTCTCATATTCCTCCAGGCTTCCTTGTTGTGCTACCGGTTGCCGAAAGGGCCTGGTCCGTGTGATAGACTGCGCGCCTCGGCCTGCGCCAGCAACACTTCCCCATCGGTAGCCCGTCATGGAAATCAAAGTCAATTTTCTCGAAAACCTCAGGCTTGAAGCCAAGTTTGACGATTTCACCGTCATCACCGATCAGCCCATTCGCTACAAGGGCGACGGCTCGGCGCCAAGCCCCTTCGACTACTTCCTGGCATCCTCCGCGCTGTGTGCGGCCTACTTCGTGCGGGTGTACTGCAAGGCGCGCGACATCCCTACCGAGAACATCCGGCTCTCGCAGAACAACATTGTCGACCCCGAGAACCGCTACAACCAGATCTTCAAGATCCAGGTCGAGCTGCCGGAAGACATTTCCGAGAAGGACCGCGAAGGCATCCTGCGCTCCATCGACCGCTGCACGGTCAAGAAGGTGGTGCAGACCGGGCCGGACTTCCAGATCGAGACGGTAGAGAATCTCGACGAGGACGCCCAGGCGCTATTGATGGCCAAGCCCGACGAGGAGGCCTACACCTGGATCGAGGGCAAGGACCTGCCGCTGGAGCAGACCATCGCCAACATGTCGGGCATCCTCGCGGAGCTGGGCATGAAGATCGAGATCGCCTCCTGGCGCAACATCGTTCCCCACGTGTGGTCGCTGCACATTCGCGACGCCGCCTCGCCGATGTGCTTCACCAACGGCAAGGGTGCCACCAAGGAGAGCGCGCTGTGCTCGGCGCTGGGCGAATTCATCGAGCGCCTGAGCTGCAACTTCTTCTATAACGACCAGTTCTTCGGTGAAGAGATCGCCAACAGCGCCTTCGTTCATTACCCCAACGAGGAGTGGTTCAAGCCCGGGCCCAACGACGAACTGCCCGAAGGTATCCTCGACGCGTACACCCGCGAGATCTACGACCCGGAGGGCGAGCTTGCCGGCTCGAACTTGATCGACACCAATTCCGGCAAGACGGAGCGCGGCATCGTTGCCTTGCCCTTCGTACGTCAGTCGGACGGCGAGACGGTCTACTTCCCCTCCAACCTGATCGAGAACCTCTACCTCAGCAACGGCATGAGTGCCGGCAACACGCTGCAGGAAGCGCAGGTGCAGTGCCTCTCGGAGATTTTCGAGCGGGCCGTGAAGCGAGAAATCCTCGAGCAGGAGCTGGCGCTGCCGGACGTCCCAATGCATGTCCTCGGGCGCTACCCGGCCATTCTCGAAGGCGTCCAGGCGCTGGAGGCCCAGGGCTACCCAGTGCTGGTCAAGGATGCCTCCCTGGGCGGCCAGTTCCCGGTGATGTGCGTGACCCTGATGAACCCGCGCACCGGTGGCGTGTTCGCCTCCTTCGGCGCCCACCCCAGCTTCGAGGTGGCGCTGGAACGCAGCCTCACCGAGCTGCTGCAGGGTCGCAGCTTCGAGGGCTTGAACGACTTCCTGCCGCCGACCTTCAATTCCCAGGCTGTTGCCGAGCCGAACAACTTCGTCGAGCACTTCATCGACTCCTCGGGGCTTGTTTCGTGGCGCTTCTTCAGCGCGAAGAGCGACGACGAGTTCAGTGACTGGGATTTCTCCGGCAGCAATGAAGAAGAAGCGGCGACGCTGTTCGGCATCCTCGAGGAGATGGGCAAGGAAGTTTACGTGGCCGTGCACGAGGACCTGGGTGCGCCGGTGTGCCGCATCCTGGTGCCGGGCTACTCCGAGGTCTACCCGGTGGACGACCTGGTCTGGGACAACACCAACATGGCCCTGGATTACCGCGAGGACATCCTCAACCTCCACGCCCTGAACGACGGTCAACTGGCCGACCTGCTGGAGCGCCTGGAGGAGAGCCAGCTCGACGATCACATGGACATCATCACCCTGATCGGTATCGAGTTCGACGAGAACACCGTATGGGGGCAGCTCACCATCCTCGAGCTGAAGCTGCTGATCAACCTAGCCCTGCAGCAGCATGAGGAGGCACTGGAGCGGGTCGAGATGTTCCAGCAGTACAACGACAACACCGTGGAGCGTGGCTTGTTCTACCAGGCCGTGGCCGCGGTGCTTGAGATCGTGCTCGACGACGAGTTGGAGCTCGACGACTTTATCGTCAATCTCACGCGCATGTTCGGCGAGCAGACCATGGCGGCCGTTGTCGGCTCGGTGAGCGGCGAGATGCGCTTCCACGGCCTGACTCCGACCAACATGCAGCTCGAAGGTCTGGAGAAGCACCAGCGATTGATAGAGAGCTACAAGAAGCTGCACGCCCACCGTGCCGCGAGGGCAGGAGTGGCGTTGTAAGCCGCATTGCCGCCACCTTCGGCAACACGGAAGCGCCCCGGGCCATGAAGTAACTGGCTCGGGGCGTTGTGGTTGGTAATACCTCATTCCTACAACAAGAGTACATGAGATGGAAAAAGTTGCGATATTCGTTGATGTCCAGAATGTCTACTACACCGTCAGGGAAGCGTACGGGCGCAATTTCGACTACAACAAATTCTGGGCGAAAGCCACAACGGGAAGAGAGGTCGTCAAGGCCTTTGCCTACGCCATAGACAGGGGTGACCAGAAGCAGCGAGAGTTCCAGAATATTCTCAGGGCCATCGGGTTCGAGGTGAAGCTGAAACCCTATATCCAAAGATCGGACGGCTCCGCGAAAGGCGATTGGGATGTAGGTATCACTCTCGATGCCATCGAATACGCCGAGAAAGCAGACGTCATCGTACTGGTAACGGGAGATGGCGATTTTGACCTGCTGGTAAATAAGATTCGTAAAGTACATGGGAAAAAGGTCGAGGTCTATGGCGTACCTCAGTTCACCGCTGCTTCGCTAATGAGAGCGGCTAGTGAGTTCAAGCCAGTCGGGAAAGAGCTTCTCTTGATATGAAATAGCTTTCCCTATTGAGTTGTCGCTCATGCATCGTTTCCTTTCTGTGCCTGAACCGTAACGTTGAGTGGCCTGCCTTTGGCCCGCTGCGCTCCCTGTCTCCGCTCGATCTGCTACGTTAGTCAATGGCATTGTTACATCGACAGGCGTTCATGCATGTTGGGGCTTTAGCGCAACACAGCGTTGAGTCGATAACAGAGCAAGCCTATCCACTAAAGGAAAGGTATTACATGCAGGAGGCAACATGCCAGAAATTGTAAAAACGGTTGCAGAGTGGGGTGTGACCATCACGGAGATCACCGGCATCCTGATTATCGTTGGGGTAGCACTCCATGCGTTGGTATTTGTACCGCTCTTTCTGTTGAAAAACCATAAAACTGAAGAGATATATACCCAAGTTCGCCAGCGTCTCGGGCGGGGCATTCTGCTTGGCTTGGAATTCCTCGTGGCGGCAGACATCATTCATACTGTGGCGGTGGAGCTGACCTTCGAAACGGTGGGAATCCTGGCTATCATTGTCCTGATCCGTACCTTCCTCAGCTTCACGCTGGAAGTTGAGCTGTCCGGTCGCTGGCCTTGGCAGAAAAAGGAGTAGCTGGTTCGACGCTCTTTGGATCCGTCTACTAAGAGGCCCAGCCGAGCCACCAAGGTAACCTAACCCGAACAAAGCAATAAGAGACTTTGCATGAGCGAATTTCAAATTACAACGACAAACAAGCCCGCTGCAGCCGAACTGCACGCTCTGTTTCGGCAGACGAACTGGGCGGCGGACCGCACCCTCGAAGACATCGCCAGAATGATTGAGTGCCTTAATGTCTTTGTCTGCATTCGCCAGAAAGGCAAGCTGATGGAGTTTGGAAGGGCCCTCACCGACGGGGTGTACCGAGCCCACCTCGATGACATCGTGATCGATGCATATTCACGTGGCGCAGGGCTGGGTCAGATGCTTGTCGACTCGCTGCTGAAGCAGCTTATCAACGTAGAGGTGATATTTCTTAACGCAGGGGATGACCTGGTACCGTTCTATTCCCGAAGCGGTTTCAAGCTCTTCAGAGGGAAAACGATGGTTCTTACGCGGGAAGGTCCTAGCGAAGCGACTCATGAACAACCCTCCGAGACCATCAGCAGCTAAGTTTCACTAGAGATTACACACCGCGATCGGACGTAAGGAGAGGGAGGCCAGAGAGAGGCCCATGTGCCACGGCCCGACCGGCCTTCGTGAAGGCGCACGCCGACCAATGGGCGCATTTCGCGGCGGCTGACTGAGCCATACTGGTGTTGTCATGAATGCCCGGCACGCGGGAGATTGGATGCTGTTGTTAAAAGAATCAGTGCCCAGCTCATGACAACGCCCGCGACTCGAAACATCAACCCTTCCCAACGGCCCGCGAACGCGGCAGGCTAACCGTAGGCCAAACGCCAGCGAACGGATCCTTCAAGCCGACGATCGCTGTGGCATTGGCACCTAGGCGCAAATGCATTTAACGACTTGATTCAAGGTGGCTACCGTTGTTGTTTATCGTTCCTGAGTGGGTGATGGTATTGGTGACGACGGCGGTGGTCGGTATCGTGGTGGTCTTCCATTACGAGGTCATACAGCTGTTGAGCCGCTGGAGTGACAGGCGACAGCGAAAGTTTCCCGATGAAGGTCGCAACAGACCGATCATACTGAGCGTCATGTTCGTACTGATATTTGCTCATGTGGTCGAGATATGGGCGTTCGGGGCAGCCTTCTGGTGGCTCTTGAACCACGATGGCTTTGGGGAGATCACCGGTTACCCTTCGGTGAGCCTGCTGGATAGCGTTTACTTTTCCGCCGCCACCTATACCACGGTGGGCTGGGGAGACTTGGCCGCCACAGGGCATATCCGCTTTCTCGCCGGCACGGAGGCCTTGGTGGGCTTCATGATGATCACGTGGTCGGCCTCTTTCGGCTATTTGATCATGGCGCGAACCTTGGGAAGGGACGAGCAAGGGTAGCGAAAAGCCGACGTATCGCTTGGGCGGCGTGAAGATGAAGCGCCCAGGTTAATGCGCATGGGGATCTCTTGATCACAGCGAAGCACATTCTCGAGCAGTTGGCCGGCTGCTCACTTCCCGAGTGGCATCTCGTCGAACCTTCGCTGCGGCGCAAGACGTTACTGCCCGGCGATACCGTTTTTCGGGCCGGCGTTGCGCATCCCTTCGTCTAGTTTCGTGGAAAGCGGGGCAGCGCTCAGTCGGATCAAGGCACGCATCAGGCAGGCCCATACTCGCGTATGAGCCCAATAGTCTTTTTTTCGTTCTGTTTCCTGGCTGCGCTGTGTCAGAGTCGTGAAAGTTAGTTCATGCATGGACGCGCATAACACGTTTGCGGAGGCCATGAATCCATGAATGAATTTGTCGTAGAGCTGAACGTAGACACCGCCGTTTATAAAACGCTGCTGGAGTCTACCAAGGCCATTCCCTGGAAGATCGACTGGGAAACGCTGCGCTTCGCCTATATCGGGCCTCAGATCGAGAGCCTGCTGGGTTGGTCGCC encodes:
- a CDS encoding ion channel; amino-acid sequence: MFIVPEWVMVLVTTAVVGIVVVFHYEVIQLLSRWSDRRQRKFPDEGRNRPIILSVMFVLIFAHVVEIWAFGAAFWWLLNHDGFGEITGYPSVSLLDSVYFSAATYTTVGWGDLAATGHIRFLAGTEALVGFMMITWSASFGYLIMARTLGRDEQG
- a CDS encoding sensor domain-containing diguanylate cyclase, with the protein product MLDIKSLSTRARSLLKPPHRLALATLAPRAFAFCHTFGTTLWIAWEEGSGWSLILPALLLLLWPAVAYGHAAVAHDSKRAEFRNLYFDSLLFGAWCSVLDFYVLATVTISLACFMNNMVIGGPRRMAASMALFAGGALGWSALTGFGFRPYVSTGLDIYQGAGAVIYFLAIAHVMYGQNRKIGRNIVEIKFQNRVFHALLQLGVVANRASNIHTLLDDSLKHLHADFPEYGFAVFLQERQRPEVTRYAAVAGLRLGAEDERRLGSLLATLHERQENTVKLRDTTVGEQLYATPMAGRLSIYDGWLIVRAPKLDGALERMLTLFADQLAAATENKLLHLELKKTAERDGLTELYNRGFFESALQWSIQAKAQPPGLDFAVLMMDVDGLKKINDQYGHVAGDQLITAVAERLKMKCREDDVLARYGGDEFVILFPSADLAAPNRLVALIRAHLEGQRCIVTSTHGENVEVQLRLSMGTASSTEVPAQDVLTLADNRMYDDKTQRRSARALG
- a CDS encoding LysE family translocator, yielding MSLTLILPMSAFALAASISPGPVNLVCLSSGTRYPLSQGLVFVTGATLGFVVLFFAVGLGLYSLLTVIPGLDQALRWAGVAFLLYMSVRLFRDNGRLPEGEAQRAPGFMAGALMQWLNPKAWLASASGIGAYTSGSDLQQVLLFAALYLPICWLSLGSWVYAGAFLRRYLHRPAVLVVVNRTLAVLLAGSCVYLLLE
- a CDS encoding GNAT family N-acetyltransferase, which gives rise to MSEFQITTTNKPAAAELHALFRQTNWAADRTLEDIARMIECLNVFVCIRQKGKLMEFGRALTDGVYRAHLDDIVIDAYSRGAGLGQMLVDSLLKQLINVEVIFLNAGDDLVPFYSRSGFKLFRGKTMVLTREGPSEATHEQPSETISS
- a CDS encoding DCC1-like thiol-disulfide oxidoreductase family protein, translated to MSAPRNSRLHEPSSRRLRLVYDGECPMCRRYVRWQRIREEVGELELIDARQESEARRELTAMDVDLDQGFALQVGERWYHGSEALHRLSLLGTRSGVFNRLMYRLFASPGRTARLYPLLKKCRSALLKTLGKGPIDNLDRK
- a CDS encoding LabA-like NYN domain-containing protein — protein: MEKVAIFVDVQNVYYTVREAYGRNFDYNKFWAKATTGREVVKAFAYAIDRGDQKQREFQNILRAIGFEVKLKPYIQRSDGSAKGDWDVGITLDAIEYAEKADVIVLVTGDGDFDLLVNKIRKVHGKKVEVYGVPQFTAASLMRAASEFKPVGKELLLI
- a CDS encoding OsmC domain/YcaO domain-containing protein codes for the protein MEIKVNFLENLRLEAKFDDFTVITDQPIRYKGDGSAPSPFDYFLASSALCAAYFVRVYCKARDIPTENIRLSQNNIVDPENRYNQIFKIQVELPEDISEKDREGILRSIDRCTVKKVVQTGPDFQIETVENLDEDAQALLMAKPDEEAYTWIEGKDLPLEQTIANMSGILAELGMKIEIASWRNIVPHVWSLHIRDAASPMCFTNGKGATKESALCSALGEFIERLSCNFFYNDQFFGEEIANSAFVHYPNEEWFKPGPNDELPEGILDAYTREIYDPEGELAGSNLIDTNSGKTERGIVALPFVRQSDGETVYFPSNLIENLYLSNGMSAGNTLQEAQVQCLSEIFERAVKREILEQELALPDVPMHVLGRYPAILEGVQALEAQGYPVLVKDASLGGQFPVMCVTLMNPRTGGVFASFGAHPSFEVALERSLTELLQGRSFEGLNDFLPPTFNSQAVAEPNNFVEHFIDSSGLVSWRFFSAKSDDEFSDWDFSGSNEEEAATLFGILEEMGKEVYVAVHEDLGAPVCRILVPGYSEVYPVDDLVWDNTNMALDYREDILNLHALNDGQLADLLERLEESQLDDHMDIITLIGIEFDENTVWGQLTILELKLLINLALQQHEEALERVEMFQQYNDNTVERGLFYQAVAAVLEIVLDDELELDDFIVNLTRMFGEQTMAAVVGSVSGEMRFHGLTPTNMQLEGLEKHQRLIESYKKLHAHRAARAGVAL
- a CDS encoding AraC family transcriptional regulator, with amino-acid sequence MSDVTKPLFWRDPRMPHVELRKVDDGRRVCYAPHSHTHWSLGAITAGESTFRYREERYHVHAGTLVMMNPDWMHACSAIDDRPWAYLMLYVDTDWLSELRYQAGLLASPRWQDFTTAVIRAPKWYEGYCDMAACLLDPARDLLDRQTVVVEYLSALIHEMAGQPVQPLPLAPANLRQLAAYLDAHATEEISLDDLCERSGYSPGHLIRAFKRHFGFTPHAYLINRRIQQGQRELKGGTPIAEAALNAGFADQPHFQRTFKRLVAATPNQYRQPSLEQ
- a CDS encoding DUF1622 domain-containing protein, which gives rise to MPEIVKTVAEWGVTITEITGILIIVGVALHALVFVPLFLLKNHKTEEIYTQVRQRLGRGILLGLEFLVAADIIHTVAVELTFETVGILAIIVLIRTFLSFTLEVELSGRWPWQKKE
- a CDS encoding type 1 glutamine amidotransferase domain-containing protein, translated to MSSRILMVLTSHDRLGDTGEPTGFWLEELAAPYYACLDAGAEVVLASPKGGKPPLDPKSDAEESQTEATRRFQQDDEAERALANTRRLSEVSADDFDAVFYPGGHGPLWDLVEDKDSIRLIETFWAQQKPVAAVCHAPIALIHARDASGEPIIRGRQVTGFTNEEEEAVGLTEVVPHLVEDALKEGGAHYSKADVFTPYTRQDGLLITGQNPPSSEPTARLLLKALGK